A stretch of Mus caroli chromosome 5, CAROLI_EIJ_v1.1, whole genome shotgun sequence DNA encodes these proteins:
- the Ap5z1 gene encoding AP-5 complex subunit zeta-1 isoform X1: protein MFSAGAESLLHQAREIQDEELRRFGSRVTKLLQEAPGPATTDALQRLFLIVSATKYPRRLEKMCVDLLQTTLCLPTSPEQLQVLCAAILREMSPFNDLALSCDHTPNTRQLSLVASVLLAQGDRKGEIRRVSQRIFKILENRQPEGPSVRPLLPILSKVIGLAPGILMEDQTNLLSKRLVDWLRYASIQQGLPYSGGFFSTPRTRQPGPITEVDGAVAADFFTVLSTGQHFTEDQWVNMQAFSMLRKWLLHSGPEDPGSPDADDKSELEGSTLSVLSAASTASRLLPPRERLREVAFEYCQRLLEQSNRRALRKGDSDLQKACLVEAVSVLDVLCRQDPSFLYRTLSCLKALHRRLGEDPGSERALVPLAQFFLNHGEAAAMDAEAVYGQLLRGLPSERFHSPTLAFEVIHFCTHNLALFDPHFLSLLRLSFPSLFKFLAWNSPPLTAEFVALLPALVDAGTAVEMLHALLDLPCLTAALDLQLRSTQTPSERLLWDVSLRIPSCLEAFQDPQFQGLFRHLLRTKASGSTERLTPLHQVLKPMASCARVTQCAEAVPVLLQAFFSAVTQTADGALINQLALLLLERSDSLYPVPQYEARVHGVLSSQLLVLCKLKPSLVVELSRELLEFVGSVSSIHSRASVFTCVVWAIGEYLSVTCDKRCTAEQINKFFEALEALLFEVTQSRPLADLPCCPPEVVTALMTTLTKLASRSQDLIPRVSLFLSKMRTLAQNSATSSVHSEEGAESIRTRASELLTLLKMPSVAQFVFTPPAGVCQPRYHRDTNVALPLALRTVSRLVEKEAGLLPG from the exons ATGTTCTCGGCGGGCGCGGAAAGTCTGCTGCACCAGGCCAG gGAGATCCAGGATGAGGAGTTACGGCGTTTCGGCTCCCGGGTCACTAAGCTGCTGCAGGAAGCCCCAGGGCCAGCCACCACGGATGCCCTACAGAGACTCTTCCTCATCGTCTCAGCCACCAAGTACCCCCGTAG GCTGGAGAAGATGTGTGTGGACCTGTTACAGACTACTCTCTGCTTGCCTACCAGCCCTGAGCAGCTCCAGGTTCTCTGCGCTGCTATCTTGAGAGAGATGTCACCTTTTAACGACCTGGCCCTGTCCTGTGATCACACCCCAAACACCCGGCAGCTTAGCCTTGTGGCCTCTGTGCTCTTGGCCCAG ggagacagaaaaggagagatcAGACGTGTGAGCCAGCGCATCTTCAAGATCCTCGAGAACCGGCAGCCTGAGGGGCCCAGTGTCAggcccctcctccccatcctgtcCAAGGTCATCGGCCTTGCCCCGGGCATCCTCATGGAAG ACCAGACCAACCTGCTCAGCAAAAGGCTGGTGGACTGGCTCCGCTACGCCAGCATCCAGCAGGGGCTTCCGTACTCAGGGGGCTTCTTCTCCACACCCAGGACCCGGCAG CCTGGTCCCATCACTGAGGTGGATGGAGCAGTGGCTGCTGACTTCTTCACGGTACTCTCCACGGGCCAGCACTTCACAGAGGACCAGTGGGTGAACATGCAGGCTTTCTCCATGCTGAGGAAATGGCTGCTGCACAGTGGCCCCGAGGACCCCGGCAGTCCTGATGCAG ATGACAAGTCAGAGCTTGAGGGCTCCACCCTGTCTGTGCTGTCTGCGGCCTCCACTGCCAGCCGACTGCTGCCCCCTCGGGAGCGGCTGAGGGAGGTGGCCTTTGAGTACTGCCAGCGTCTGTTGGAGCAGAGTAACCGGA GAGCGCTGAGGAAGGGGGACTCGGACCTACAGAAAGCT TGCCTGGTGGAAGCTGTGTCGGTGTTGGATGTGCTGTGCCGGCAGGACCCCTCATTCCTCTATCGCACCCTCTCCTGCCTGAAGGCCCTGCACAGGAGGCTGGGCGAGGACCCTGGCAGTGAGCGGGCACTGGTGCCTCTTGCCCAGTTCTTCCTGAACCATG GGGAAGCGGCCGCCATGGATGCAGAAGCCGTCTACGGGCAGCTGCTCCGAGGTCTCCCTTCTGAACGCTTCCACAGCCCGACCCTGGCCTTTGAGGTCATACACTTCTGCACACACAACCTGGCTCTCTTCGACCCCCACTTTCTCAGCCTTCTCAGGCTAAGCTTCCCAAGTCTGTTCAAG TTCCTAGCTTGGAACAGCCCTCCTCTCACCGCGGAGTTTGTGGCCCTCCTCCCAGCTCTCGTGGATGCTGGCACCGCCGTGGAGATGCTGCATGCGCTGCTTGACCTTCCCTGTCTGACTGCCGCCCTGGACCTTCAGCTCAG GTCCACACAGACTCCGTCGGAAAGGCTGCTTTGGGATGTCTCCCTCAGGATCCCCAGCTGCCTGGAGGCCTTCCAGGACCCACAGTTCCAAGGACTCTTCCGGCACCTGCTTCGTACCAAGGCCAGCGGTTCCACAGAGAG GCTGACGCCACTTCACCAGGTGCTGAAGCCCATGGCCAGCTGTGCCCGGGTAACCCAGTGTGCAGAGGCAGTGCCCGTCCTGCTTCAGGCCTTCTTCTCAGCTGTGACCCAG ACTGCCGATGGGGCCCTAATCAACCAGCTGGCACTGCTGCTCctggagagaagtgactccctcTACCCAGTCCCTCAGTATGAGGCCCGTGTGCACGG GGTGCTGAGCTCCCAGCTCCTGGTGCTGTGTAAGCTGAAGCCATCGCTGGTGGTGGAGCTGTCACGAGAGCTCCTGGAGTTCGTGGGGAGTGTGAGCAGCATCCACAGCAGAGCCAGTGTGTTCACTTGTGTG GTGTGGGCCATTGGTGAGTACCTGTCGGTGACTTGCGACAAGAGGTGCACAGCGGAACAGATCAACAAGTTCTTTGAAGCCCTGGAAGCCCTGCTGTTTGAAGTCACCCAGTCCCGCCCCTTAGCCGACTTGCCCTGCTGTCCTCCAGAGGTGGTCACTGCACTCATGACCACGCTGACCAAACTAGCCTCCCGGAGCCAAGACCTGATCCCAAG GGTGTCACTGTTCCTGTCAAAAATGCGAACCCTGGCCCAGAACTCAGCCACCAGCTCTGTGCACAGTGAAGAGGGTGCAGAATCCATCCGAACCCGGGCCTCAGAGCTGCTAACCCTACTGAAGATGCCCAGTGTGGCCCAGTTTGTGTTCACACCTCCCGCAGGTGTGTGCCAGCCCCGCTACCACCGGGACACCAACGTggccctgcctctggctctgcgCACAGTCAGCCGGCTGGTGGAGAAGGAGGCTGGCCTTCTGCCAGGTTGA
- the Ap5z1 gene encoding AP-5 complex subunit zeta-1 isoform X2: protein MFSAGAESLLHQAREIQDEELRRFGSRVTKLLQEAPGPATTDALQRLFLIVSATKYPRRLEKMCVDLLQTTLCLPTSPEQLQVLCAAILREMSPFNDLALSCDHTPNTRQLSLVASVLLAQGDRKGEIRRVSQRIFKILENRQPEGPSVRPLLPILSKVIGLAPGILMEDQTNLLSKRLVDWLRYASIQQGLPYSGGFFSTPRTRQPGPITEVDGAVAADFFTVLSTGQHFTEDQWVNMQAFSMLRKWLLHSGPEDPGSPDADDKSELEGSTLSVLSAASTASRLLPPRERLREVAFEYCQRLLEQSNRRALRKGDSDLQKAALHRRLGEDPGSERALVPLAQFFLNHGEAAAMDAEAVYGQLLRGLPSERFHSPTLAFEVIHFCTHNLALFDPHFLSLLRLSFPSLFKFLAWNSPPLTAEFVALLPALVDAGTAVEMLHALLDLPCLTAALDLQLRSTQTPSERLLWDVSLRIPSCLEAFQDPQFQGLFRHLLRTKASGSTERLTPLHQVLKPMASCARVTQCAEAVPVLLQAFFSAVTQTADGALINQLALLLLERSDSLYPVPQYEARVHGVLSSQLLVLCKLKPSLVVELSRELLEFVGSVSSIHSRASVFTCVVWAIGEYLSVTCDKRCTAEQINKFFEALEALLFEVTQSRPLADLPCCPPEVVTALMTTLTKLASRSQDLIPRVSLFLSKMRTLAQNSATSSVHSEEGAESIRTRASELLTLLKMPSVAQFVFTPPAGVCQPRYHRDTNVALPLALRTVSRLVEKEAGLLPG from the exons ATGTTCTCGGCGGGCGCGGAAAGTCTGCTGCACCAGGCCAG gGAGATCCAGGATGAGGAGTTACGGCGTTTCGGCTCCCGGGTCACTAAGCTGCTGCAGGAAGCCCCAGGGCCAGCCACCACGGATGCCCTACAGAGACTCTTCCTCATCGTCTCAGCCACCAAGTACCCCCGTAG GCTGGAGAAGATGTGTGTGGACCTGTTACAGACTACTCTCTGCTTGCCTACCAGCCCTGAGCAGCTCCAGGTTCTCTGCGCTGCTATCTTGAGAGAGATGTCACCTTTTAACGACCTGGCCCTGTCCTGTGATCACACCCCAAACACCCGGCAGCTTAGCCTTGTGGCCTCTGTGCTCTTGGCCCAG ggagacagaaaaggagagatcAGACGTGTGAGCCAGCGCATCTTCAAGATCCTCGAGAACCGGCAGCCTGAGGGGCCCAGTGTCAggcccctcctccccatcctgtcCAAGGTCATCGGCCTTGCCCCGGGCATCCTCATGGAAG ACCAGACCAACCTGCTCAGCAAAAGGCTGGTGGACTGGCTCCGCTACGCCAGCATCCAGCAGGGGCTTCCGTACTCAGGGGGCTTCTTCTCCACACCCAGGACCCGGCAG CCTGGTCCCATCACTGAGGTGGATGGAGCAGTGGCTGCTGACTTCTTCACGGTACTCTCCACGGGCCAGCACTTCACAGAGGACCAGTGGGTGAACATGCAGGCTTTCTCCATGCTGAGGAAATGGCTGCTGCACAGTGGCCCCGAGGACCCCGGCAGTCCTGATGCAG ATGACAAGTCAGAGCTTGAGGGCTCCACCCTGTCTGTGCTGTCTGCGGCCTCCACTGCCAGCCGACTGCTGCCCCCTCGGGAGCGGCTGAGGGAGGTGGCCTTTGAGTACTGCCAGCGTCTGTTGGAGCAGAGTAACCGGA GAGCGCTGAGGAAGGGGGACTCGGACCTACAGAAAGCT GCCCTGCACAGGAGGCTGGGCGAGGACCCTGGCAGTGAGCGGGCACTGGTGCCTCTTGCCCAGTTCTTCCTGAACCATG GGGAAGCGGCCGCCATGGATGCAGAAGCCGTCTACGGGCAGCTGCTCCGAGGTCTCCCTTCTGAACGCTTCCACAGCCCGACCCTGGCCTTTGAGGTCATACACTTCTGCACACACAACCTGGCTCTCTTCGACCCCCACTTTCTCAGCCTTCTCAGGCTAAGCTTCCCAAGTCTGTTCAAG TTCCTAGCTTGGAACAGCCCTCCTCTCACCGCGGAGTTTGTGGCCCTCCTCCCAGCTCTCGTGGATGCTGGCACCGCCGTGGAGATGCTGCATGCGCTGCTTGACCTTCCCTGTCTGACTGCCGCCCTGGACCTTCAGCTCAG GTCCACACAGACTCCGTCGGAAAGGCTGCTTTGGGATGTCTCCCTCAGGATCCCCAGCTGCCTGGAGGCCTTCCAGGACCCACAGTTCCAAGGACTCTTCCGGCACCTGCTTCGTACCAAGGCCAGCGGTTCCACAGAGAG GCTGACGCCACTTCACCAGGTGCTGAAGCCCATGGCCAGCTGTGCCCGGGTAACCCAGTGTGCAGAGGCAGTGCCCGTCCTGCTTCAGGCCTTCTTCTCAGCTGTGACCCAG ACTGCCGATGGGGCCCTAATCAACCAGCTGGCACTGCTGCTCctggagagaagtgactccctcTACCCAGTCCCTCAGTATGAGGCCCGTGTGCACGG GGTGCTGAGCTCCCAGCTCCTGGTGCTGTGTAAGCTGAAGCCATCGCTGGTGGTGGAGCTGTCACGAGAGCTCCTGGAGTTCGTGGGGAGTGTGAGCAGCATCCACAGCAGAGCCAGTGTGTTCACTTGTGTG GTGTGGGCCATTGGTGAGTACCTGTCGGTGACTTGCGACAAGAGGTGCACAGCGGAACAGATCAACAAGTTCTTTGAAGCCCTGGAAGCCCTGCTGTTTGAAGTCACCCAGTCCCGCCCCTTAGCCGACTTGCCCTGCTGTCCTCCAGAGGTGGTCACTGCACTCATGACCACGCTGACCAAACTAGCCTCCCGGAGCCAAGACCTGATCCCAAG GGTGTCACTGTTCCTGTCAAAAATGCGAACCCTGGCCCAGAACTCAGCCACCAGCTCTGTGCACAGTGAAGAGGGTGCAGAATCCATCCGAACCCGGGCCTCAGAGCTGCTAACCCTACTGAAGATGCCCAGTGTGGCCCAGTTTGTGTTCACACCTCCCGCAGGTGTGTGCCAGCCCCGCTACCACCGGGACACCAACGTggccctgcctctggctctgcgCACAGTCAGCCGGCTGGTGGAGAAGGAGGCTGGCCTTCTGCCAGGTTGA
- the Ap5z1 gene encoding AP-5 complex subunit zeta-1 isoform X3: MCVDLLQTTLCLPTSPEQLQVLCAAILREMSPFNDLALSCDHTPNTRQLSLVASVLLAQGDRKGEIRRVSQRIFKILENRQPEGPSVRPLLPILSKVIGLAPGILMEDQTNLLSKRLVDWLRYASIQQGLPYSGGFFSTPRTRQPGPITEVDGAVAADFFTVLSTGQHFTEDQWVNMQAFSMLRKWLLHSGPEDPGSPDADDKSELEGSTLSVLSAASTASRLLPPRERLREVAFEYCQRLLEQSNRRALRKGDSDLQKACLVEAVSVLDVLCRQDPSFLYRTLSCLKALHRRLGEDPGSERALVPLAQFFLNHGEAAAMDAEAVYGQLLRGLPSERFHSPTLAFEVIHFCTHNLALFDPHFLSLLRLSFPSLFKFLAWNSPPLTAEFVALLPALVDAGTAVEMLHALLDLPCLTAALDLQLRSTQTPSERLLWDVSLRIPSCLEAFQDPQFQGLFRHLLRTKASGSTERLTPLHQVLKPMASCARVTQCAEAVPVLLQAFFSAVTQTADGALINQLALLLLERSDSLYPVPQYEARVHGVLSSQLLVLCKLKPSLVVELSRELLEFVGSVSSIHSRASVFTCVVWAIGEYLSVTCDKRCTAEQINKFFEALEALLFEVTQSRPLADLPCCPPEVVTALMTTLTKLASRSQDLIPRVSLFLSKMRTLAQNSATSSVHSEEGAESIRTRASELLTLLKMPSVAQFVFTPPAGVCQPRYHRDTNVALPLALRTVSRLVEKEAGLLPG; encoded by the exons ATGTGTGTGGACCTGTTACAGACTACTCTCTGCTTGCCTACCAGCCCTGAGCAGCTCCAGGTTCTCTGCGCTGCTATCTTGAGAGAGATGTCACCTTTTAACGACCTGGCCCTGTCCTGTGATCACACCCCAAACACCCGGCAGCTTAGCCTTGTGGCCTCTGTGCTCTTGGCCCAG ggagacagaaaaggagagatcAGACGTGTGAGCCAGCGCATCTTCAAGATCCTCGAGAACCGGCAGCCTGAGGGGCCCAGTGTCAggcccctcctccccatcctgtcCAAGGTCATCGGCCTTGCCCCGGGCATCCTCATGGAAG ACCAGACCAACCTGCTCAGCAAAAGGCTGGTGGACTGGCTCCGCTACGCCAGCATCCAGCAGGGGCTTCCGTACTCAGGGGGCTTCTTCTCCACACCCAGGACCCGGCAG CCTGGTCCCATCACTGAGGTGGATGGAGCAGTGGCTGCTGACTTCTTCACGGTACTCTCCACGGGCCAGCACTTCACAGAGGACCAGTGGGTGAACATGCAGGCTTTCTCCATGCTGAGGAAATGGCTGCTGCACAGTGGCCCCGAGGACCCCGGCAGTCCTGATGCAG ATGACAAGTCAGAGCTTGAGGGCTCCACCCTGTCTGTGCTGTCTGCGGCCTCCACTGCCAGCCGACTGCTGCCCCCTCGGGAGCGGCTGAGGGAGGTGGCCTTTGAGTACTGCCAGCGTCTGTTGGAGCAGAGTAACCGGA GAGCGCTGAGGAAGGGGGACTCGGACCTACAGAAAGCT TGCCTGGTGGAAGCTGTGTCGGTGTTGGATGTGCTGTGCCGGCAGGACCCCTCATTCCTCTATCGCACCCTCTCCTGCCTGAAGGCCCTGCACAGGAGGCTGGGCGAGGACCCTGGCAGTGAGCGGGCACTGGTGCCTCTTGCCCAGTTCTTCCTGAACCATG GGGAAGCGGCCGCCATGGATGCAGAAGCCGTCTACGGGCAGCTGCTCCGAGGTCTCCCTTCTGAACGCTTCCACAGCCCGACCCTGGCCTTTGAGGTCATACACTTCTGCACACACAACCTGGCTCTCTTCGACCCCCACTTTCTCAGCCTTCTCAGGCTAAGCTTCCCAAGTCTGTTCAAG TTCCTAGCTTGGAACAGCCCTCCTCTCACCGCGGAGTTTGTGGCCCTCCTCCCAGCTCTCGTGGATGCTGGCACCGCCGTGGAGATGCTGCATGCGCTGCTTGACCTTCCCTGTCTGACTGCCGCCCTGGACCTTCAGCTCAG GTCCACACAGACTCCGTCGGAAAGGCTGCTTTGGGATGTCTCCCTCAGGATCCCCAGCTGCCTGGAGGCCTTCCAGGACCCACAGTTCCAAGGACTCTTCCGGCACCTGCTTCGTACCAAGGCCAGCGGTTCCACAGAGAG GCTGACGCCACTTCACCAGGTGCTGAAGCCCATGGCCAGCTGTGCCCGGGTAACCCAGTGTGCAGAGGCAGTGCCCGTCCTGCTTCAGGCCTTCTTCTCAGCTGTGACCCAG ACTGCCGATGGGGCCCTAATCAACCAGCTGGCACTGCTGCTCctggagagaagtgactccctcTACCCAGTCCCTCAGTATGAGGCCCGTGTGCACGG GGTGCTGAGCTCCCAGCTCCTGGTGCTGTGTAAGCTGAAGCCATCGCTGGTGGTGGAGCTGTCACGAGAGCTCCTGGAGTTCGTGGGGAGTGTGAGCAGCATCCACAGCAGAGCCAGTGTGTTCACTTGTGTG GTGTGGGCCATTGGTGAGTACCTGTCGGTGACTTGCGACAAGAGGTGCACAGCGGAACAGATCAACAAGTTCTTTGAAGCCCTGGAAGCCCTGCTGTTTGAAGTCACCCAGTCCCGCCCCTTAGCCGACTTGCCCTGCTGTCCTCCAGAGGTGGTCACTGCACTCATGACCACGCTGACCAAACTAGCCTCCCGGAGCCAAGACCTGATCCCAAG GGTGTCACTGTTCCTGTCAAAAATGCGAACCCTGGCCCAGAACTCAGCCACCAGCTCTGTGCACAGTGAAGAGGGTGCAGAATCCATCCGAACCCGGGCCTCAGAGCTGCTAACCCTACTGAAGATGCCCAGTGTGGCCCAGTTTGTGTTCACACCTCCCGCAGGTGTGTGCCAGCCCCGCTACCACCGGGACACCAACGTggccctgcctctggctctgcgCACAGTCAGCCGGCTGGTGGAGAAGGAGGCTGGCCTTCTGCCAGGTTGA